GGGTTGGCCTGTTCGACCGACAGCGGCGTGTACATCGTCCAGGCGGTCTGGGCGCCGGTCATTCCGGGGAGGAAGAAGCCGGCCCAGATGAGGAGGGCGCCCGGCGGGAGCAGCCAGAAGGCGATGGCGTTGATCCGCGGGAACGCCATGTCGTCGGCGCCGATCAGCAGCGGGATGAAGTAGTTCGAGAACGCCGCGATGATGGGCGTCCCGAACAGGAACAGCATCGTGATCCCGTGACTCGTCAGGATAGCGTTGTAGAACCCGTTCTCGAAGACCGCGCCGGTCGGCGCGATGAGCTGCATCCGGATGCCGAACGCCATCAGGCCGCCGACGGCGAACGCGATGACGGCGTAGGTGCCGTAGAGGATGCCGATGTCCTTGTGGTCGACCGTCGTCAGCCAGCGAGTGATACCGGCCGGCTTCTCGCGGTGGACGGTGGCACCGGCGTCGCCGTAGCCGCCGCCACCACCGCTCACCAGCGGCGTATACGAGCGCCAGTCCTCGACCCGTGAGAGAAACGCCGCGACGCCGACGAGGAAAACCCCCATCAACACCGTCAGCGTGAGCTGCGCTGATACCATGCAGGGAACTCGGGACTGGTGCCATATGAATGGTTAGGAAACCCTTCCGCCGAACCTGTTCGCGTGTCCGGATATCGCGTGGAGAATCGTGACGTTCCGTTCGACCGGGTCGGGCGGATTCGCCCGGATGAACGCGGTGGTTCGGGAGCGTACCGAGCGCGAGAACGGACCGTACTCGACGGGAAGGGACCGTACTCGACGGGAAGCGGAGAGCGGTCGGACGACGGTCGGGCGGGGCCGATGCAGCGCGGCCGACGCCGGCTTCACTCGTGGTCGACGTCCATCTCGTTCTCGGCGGTGGAGATGGCCTTGCCGGCGTAGTAGGTGAGGATCACGAGCAGGATCGCCGTGACGCCGACGATGGCGAACTGCAGTCCGGTGACGAGCGGGTCGACGCCCCAGGTCGGGAACAGAACGAACGCGCCGATGAAGAACACGAGGATGCCGAGCGGGATGAAGTTGACCGTCAGGTCCAAGAGCGTCTCGCGGTCGAAGACCTTCTCTGTCATACCACGGGGTTCGGTCAGGCGGCTAAATATACTGTCGGTTCGCGCCGGCGAGCGCGCGATTGTACGGCGAATCCGTTCGGCCCGGTCGGCGACGGCGAACTGGGCCCGGTGGCCGTCCGTTCAGACGCCCTGCTGGGTCCGTCCGACGGCCTGGCTGACGACGCCCGCGGCGACGAGCATCACGCCGGCGACGGCGATCGCGAGGCCGCGGCCGACGACGCCGTTGGGGTCGGTGACGACTTCGAGGAGGCTCACGGACGAGCCGGGGACCTGCGTCGCGACGAGGACGCCGCCGAGCGCCGCGAACCCGACCCCGAGCAGCGCGAGCGTCCGCCAGGGGCGGCGGGCGTAGCCCGACTCGCCGAGGATGCCCGCGACGCTGCCGCCGAGCAGGAGGACCCCGCCGACCGCGAGCGGGAAGATGCCGAGGAAGACGCCCACCTCCGCGAGGGCGAACCCCACCGCCACGAGGAGCGGCCACGGACTGGCCGTCCGATACTGGTCCGACAGTCCCGGTTGCTCTTCCATACCCGCGCTTTGGCCCCGGTCCGTCATAGGTACACCGAACTCCCGCGCACCCGTGCCCGAATATGGTCGGCCGCCCCTCCAGAGGATGCAGTCGGTCGCCGTCCGGAGGGGCGCAATCGGTCGCCGTCCGGAGAGGTGCAATCGGTCGCGCCGGGGGGTCGACGCGCCGGCCGTGGGCGCAAAGTATTTGGTCCGCATGGGGCTTGTCAAACACAATGACCACGCGCGCTGTGGAGCAGTTCGACGAGTGGGAGTCGTCGCCGTTCCGCGACGGCTATCGCGGCCTGCACGACCTGGCCGATTCGGATTTCTCCGGCATCGTGGAGGTCGGCGGCGCCAAGCTCTGTATGCTCAACGGGACGGCGGTCGGCATCCTCGGGGGCGACATCGACGACTTCGAGGGGGCGTCGGGGACCGCCTACGAGGCGCCCTCGCCCGCGCTCCCCCTGCTCGCGCTCATGCAGGAGCGCTCCGAGGAGGTCCGGGGGAAGTACTACTCGGAGGACACGCCGCTCTCCGAGGTCGACGACACGCTCTCCGACGGGGGGTTCACCGGCTTCGTCGAACTCTCGGAGAACGTCCTCAGCGGCGACTACTACGTCGTCTACCACCGCGGCCGCTCGATGGCCGTCGCCTGGGTCGGCAACAGCGGCCAGCTGCTCACCGACGACGAGGCCTTCGAGCGCGCCGACGACGAGGTCGGCATCTTCGCGGTCCACCCCGCGGAGATCGACCCCGTCGAGATCCCCGCGGTCGACGACGGCGACGACGCCGCGGTCGACGACGGTGACACCGCGGCCGCCGCGGGGGGCACTGCCGCAGGAGGCGCGGCCGCGGCCGACGAACCCGAACCCGAAGCCGGCGACGCCGCCGCCTCCGAGGAGCCAGCGACCGGAGCGGAGCCGGGCGGATCGGCGCCGACCACGGGGACAGAACCCGCCGAGACCGACCCCGTCGACACGGATCCGACCCCGGAACCCGGTTCGACCGGCTCCGAACCCGCCTCGGACGGGACGACGGCGGACGCCCCGGACGCGGGGGACGAACGCGCCCGAGACACGGACGGCGTGACGGACGACGAGTCCGGCGGGGGCGCCGCGAACCCGACCGGCGCCGACGGGGACGCGGGCGTCGACGCCGCGGCGACCGACACGGGGGGCGAACCCGCCGAGGGGTCGACGGATCGACGCGAGGCGACCGACCGACGGGACCGGACCGGACGGTCCGACGATCGGGATCGCGCGGGAGAGTCGGCCGGCTCCGACCGCCCACGCGAGAGTGGGCGGTCGGGAGCGACCGACGCGGACCGCGCGGGCGGGACCGACGGGCACGCGACCGACCGGGAGGAGGAGGGTCGTACCTCGTCCGACCGGGAGGCCGACCGACGAGAGCGGACCGGCCGATCCGAGGAACGGCGGGACCGGACCGACCGGACGAGGGACCGAAACGGCGCCGGCGACGGCCGGGCCTCCGAACGTGACTCCTCCGCGCGCAGCGCCGACGCGCGGACGGACCGCGAACCGGACCGCGAGTCGGGCGGCCGCGCGACCCGTGAACCGGACGCCGCGGCGGACCGCGAGGCCGAGGCGAGTTCCGGCCGCGAGGAGTCACCGGACCGCCGGCAACGCGACTCGACGGAGGCGCGGACGGGCGACGCGCGGTCGGGCGCGACCGGTCGGGACCGTGTTCGCGACCGGTCCGGCGGCGCGGCCGATTCGGGCGGTCGGCCGGAGGAGTCGCGCGCGGTCGGCCGGAGCGCCGATTCCGGCGGCTCGGCGGGGGCCGCCGGTAGCCCCGACCAGCTGGAGACCCACTCGATCCCGTCGCTCGACCCCTCGCGGACGACGACGCGCGAGTCCGACGACGGGGGCGCCGCGGCGGCGTCGCCATCGGACGGCTCGCCGGAGACCGCCGCGGCGTCGGCGGTTGAGGACCGCGCGGACGGGTCCGCTTCGCCCGGTCGCGAGCCCGACGACCGGGGGAGCGGTCGAGCCGAGAGCCGGAACCAGGGGGCTTCGACGGGCTCGCCGGAGACCCGCTCGGAGTCCGCGCCGGCCGAACCGCGGACGACGGAGGCGGCGCCGACCGAGTCGCGAGCGAGCGAGCCCGATCCCGGCCGGACCGACGAGCGGGTGGCCGACCTCGAAGACGAGCTCGCCGAACGCGAGAGCGAGATCGACCGCCTGGAGGCGGACCTGGCCGCGGCCGAGTCAGAGCGCGACGACCTGCGCTCGCAGCTGGAGGAGGTGCGCGCCGAGCGCGACGACCTGCAGTCGCGCATCGAGCGCGTCGAGTCCGAGCGCGACGAGCTGGAACGCGAGCGCGACGGGCTGGAGTCGGAGGTCGCGGACCTGCAGTCCGAGGTCGAGCGGCTGGAGACCCAGCTCGCCGACATCGAGGAGGAGTTCGGGGCCGCGGTCGACGCCGAACAGCGGCTCAGCCCGGGCGAGGCGCTCGACCAGACCAACCTCTTCGTCCGCTACGAGTCCAAGGGCAAGCCGACCCTGGAGACGGCCCACGCCGGCGAGGCGAGCCGCCAGGAGGTCGGCGAGAACCTCGGCCTGGAGTACCACACCCAGTTCGACAGCGCGACGGCCTCGGTCGGCGGCCGACCGTTCGACGAGTTCCTCCGCGACACGATGCAGTTCCGCTTCGTCACCTGGGTGATCAACGACCTGCTCTACGAGATCCGCGACACCGGCAAGGTGTCGGCGCTGCAGGATCTGTACGACGCGATCCCGAAGATCGACCGCGCCGAACTCAACGGCTCGGTCAGCACCGAGTACACCGAGGACGGTCAGGAGCGCCGGAGTCAGGAGTCGTTCGA
The window above is part of the Halosimplex rubrum genome. Proteins encoded here:
- a CDS encoding DUF6684 family protein, coding for MTEKVFDRETLLDLTVNFIPLGILVFFIGAFVLFPTWGVDPLVTGLQFAIVGVTAILLVILTYYAGKAISTAENEMDVDHE
- a CDS encoding DUF7541 family protein, translated to MEEQPGLSDQYRTASPWPLLVAVGFALAEVGVFLGIFPLAVGGVLLLGGSVAGILGESGYARRPWRTLALLGVGFAALGGVLVATQVPGSSVSLLEVVTDPNGVVGRGLAIAVAGVMLVAAGVVSQAVGRTQQGV
- a CDS encoding DUF7527 domain-containing protein, which produces MTTRAVEQFDEWESSPFRDGYRGLHDLADSDFSGIVEVGGAKLCMLNGTAVGILGGDIDDFEGASGTAYEAPSPALPLLALMQERSEEVRGKYYSEDTPLSEVDDTLSDGGFTGFVELSENVLSGDYYVVYHRGRSMAVAWVGNSGQLLTDDEAFERADDEVGIFAVHPAEIDPVEIPAVDDGDDAAVDDGDTAAAAGGTAAGGAAAADEPEPEAGDAAASEEPATGAEPGGSAPTTGTEPAETDPVDTDPTPEPGSTGSEPASDGTTADAPDAGDERARDTDGVTDDESGGGAANPTGADGDAGVDAAATDTGGEPAEGSTDRREATDRRDRTGRSDDRDRAGESAGSDRPRESGRSGATDADRAGGTDGHATDREEEGRTSSDREADRRERTGRSEERRDRTDRTRDRNGAGDGRASERDSSARSADARTDREPDRESGGRATREPDAAADREAEASSGREESPDRRQRDSTEARTGDARSGATGRDRVRDRSGGAADSGGRPEESRAVGRSADSGGSAGAAGSPDQLETHSIPSLDPSRTTTRESDDGGAAAASPSDGSPETAAASAVEDRADGSASPGREPDDRGSGRAESRNQGASTGSPETRSESAPAEPRTTEAAPTESRASEPDPGRTDERVADLEDELAERESEIDRLEADLAAAESERDDLRSQLEEVRAERDDLQSRIERVESERDELERERDGLESEVADLQSEVERLETQLADIEEEFGAAVDAEQRLSPGEALDQTNLFVRYESKGKPTLETAHAGEASRQEVGENLGLEYHTQFDSATASVGGRPFDEFLRDTMQFRFVTWVINDLLYEIRDTGKVSALQDLYDAIPKIDRAELNGSVSTEYTEDGQERRSQESFDVVMRDRMGNALLAANMNDSRQAASESMMSALVTASSHVGESTESLGASFLVTSSFFEPEALETAAEATSGGLLSRDKRESFVKLTRKQGYHLCLVEAREEKFHLAVPEL